One genomic window of Sodaliphilus pleomorphus includes the following:
- a CDS encoding beta-N-acetylhexosaminidase — protein sequence MNRLLICFSTALLAITSLAATAAPIEYNIIPRPAASRVDTAGGHFVIARGTLVVAPTAQAAQSAQYLARYCEQYLGLPLRVAASARAGEPAIELSIAGSGPHEGYTLQVDSTGIAITGNDEAGLFYGVQSLLQLLPTRAGLIPHIAAGRIDDAPRFGYRGMLLDVVRHFFPVAYIEKYIDWLALHKMNVFHWHLTDDQGWCIELKSHPELTALGSYRAGEIKGFFPGVYHDMPYQAYYTQEQVKHIIDYAAQRHVTVVPEIDIPGHCMAVLAAHPEFSTTPHEPKHTARTWGIYNRQNNVLAPTPQVFQFLTDVFTEVCQLFPGPYVHAGGDECAPKWWEESHETRRFMKKHNLKNGQELQSYFENYVRRVINAQGKIMMGWSGGAEGVDPQGSIIEDWLHRSLTSARDIDSTHHYIMASSRWYYLNSHEDSLQTDLQPPRKVLPVKDVYNFNILPDSATAVQRSLLLGIEGCVWTEYQPDTWKIEHILMPRLSAIAERAWSLESKKDYDDFARRLVRQLDRYDLWGVRYNHSFERSLPVPRER from the coding sequence ATGAATCGACTACTCATCTGCTTCTCAACTGCACTACTTGCAATCACATCGCTGGCAGCAACGGCTGCCCCCATCGAGTACAACATCATTCCCCGCCCCGCAGCCTCGCGTGTCGACACGGCCGGCGGGCACTTCGTGATCGCGCGCGGCACCCTCGTGGTGGCCCCAACGGCCCAGGCCGCACAATCGGCGCAATACCTGGCCCGCTACTGCGAGCAGTATCTGGGCTTGCCGCTGCGCGTGGCCGCAAGCGCCAGGGCCGGCGAGCCGGCCATCGAGCTCAGCATTGCCGGCAGCGGTCCCCACGAGGGCTACACCTTGCAAGTCGACAGCACCGGCATCGCCATCACCGGCAACGACGAGGCCGGCCTCTTCTACGGCGTGCAGTCGCTCTTGCAGCTGCTGCCCACCAGAGCCGGCCTCATCCCACACATTGCGGCCGGGCGCATCGACGACGCTCCCCGCTTTGGCTACCGCGGCATGCTGCTCGACGTGGTGCGCCACTTCTTCCCGGTGGCCTATATCGAGAAATACATCGACTGGCTGGCACTGCACAAGATGAACGTGTTTCACTGGCACCTCACCGACGACCAGGGCTGGTGCATCGAGCTCAAGAGCCACCCCGAGCTCACGGCCCTGGGCTCCTACCGCGCTGGCGAAATCAAGGGTTTCTTTCCCGGTGTGTATCACGACATGCCCTACCAGGCCTACTACACCCAAGAGCAGGTGAAGCACATCATCGACTATGCCGCCCAGCGTCATGTGACCGTGGTGCCCGAAATCGACATCCCCGGCCACTGCATGGCCGTGCTGGCAGCCCACCCCGAGTTCAGCACCACCCCCCACGAGCCCAAGCACACGGCCCGCACCTGGGGCATCTACAACCGGCAGAACAACGTGCTGGCCCCCACGCCACAGGTGTTCCAGTTTCTCACCGACGTGTTCACCGAGGTGTGCCAGCTCTTCCCAGGCCCCTATGTGCACGCCGGCGGCGACGAGTGCGCCCCCAAGTGGTGGGAGGAGTCACACGAGACGCGCCGCTTCATGAAGAAGCACAACTTGAAAAACGGCCAGGAGCTGCAATCCTACTTTGAAAACTACGTGCGCCGCGTGATCAACGCCCAGGGCAAGATCATGATGGGGTGGAGCGGGGGAGCCGAGGGCGTCGACCCCCAGGGCTCGATTATCGAGGACTGGCTGCACCGCTCGCTCACCAGCGCGCGCGACATCGACTCTACCCATCACTACATCATGGCCAGCAGCCGCTGGTACTACCTCAACAGCCACGAAGACTCGTTGCAGACCGACTTGCAGCCGCCCCGCAAGGTGCTACCCGTGAAAGACGTGTACAACTTCAACATCCTGCCCGACTCGGCCACAGCCGTGCAACGCAGCTTGCTGCTCGGCATCGAGGGCTGCGTGTGGACCGAGTACCAGCCCGACACCTGGAAAATCGAGCACATCCTCATGCCGCGCCTCTCGGCTATCGCCGAACGCGCCTGGAGCCTCGAGAGCAAGAAGGACTACGACGACTTTGCCCGCCGCCTCGTGCGCCAGCTCGACCGCTACGACCTGTGGGGCGTGCGCTACAACCACAGCTTCGAGCGCTCGCTGCCCGTGCCGCGAGAGCGATGA
- a CDS encoding choice-of-anchor J domain-containing protein: MRISFHSNHRTAAIAMMVGGSLLVASSLWATEVTLPYEQRFNSKTDADGFTIVDANSDGHTWQWSQGAMIYEFNDTLDADDWLITPQFNVDTRHVYRLAFKAMADEQGIERLGVSLGTKPEPGAMTTTLMAPTAIDATSPRTRAFNFRPDASGLLCVGFHALSSCLLGYQLTLDNIAIYELTSVDAPDTVTHLRAVADPQGGRQATVSFELPTTTIAGDALTGKLQAAVVCWGDTLTRFNNCDPGQELHYVHNSDATGMHVYTVVVTGSGGKGLDATVSTYIGEDSPAAVTGLKVTQLAAGKLQVSWTSPERGTHGGWVAPGSVSYVVTDLQGKPDTVAASPYEYTFTPSQRQQLQAFTVQAINAKGKSAVAMSDTLFAGDAYGMPFVESFARNRIASSPWILQENAHAGWIVNDHGVYAEPVDRDGGLLSFSHAMEGSQATVIMPKVAVTGKHPRLKFWFWNDKRLNNELSVVVRDAQGNEHVLDRLAEHDAQAEKGRWTVHSYALDDFASASPVQVKLNATGHLGESPVMVLYLDKVSITDVPERDLALDSFTVARTALRVGETDTFTVAVTNLGLYATSAYTLRLYRNGKEVARCTGPQLQPDESVKLTLTDRPNSDASESSLYMLRIDSEGDAVAANDSTGHVAVTVLPGLPYVAQVEATATSTGGVDLSWQQPLLNNKPSAWVTEGFETYPAFSITNMGEWTLVDQDGRPTMGVRGASGNFLDYPNAGQPMAFQVFNPEATGLTASTWAPHGGSQVAAAFTCGSYAKNDDWLISPRVDGSQTITFWAKSPANTDYGTTEQVEVYYSTTTTEVSAFKKTGSTLAVPGSWRQFSAQLPEGTRYFALRCVSADQYILFIDDVYYRQAEKKLTLQGYNVYRNGSLLTPAPVAATRYTDPALDQGHYVYQVTAVYDAGESTPSPEAVVDVTSGVVDVAASGARPVAYYNLAGQRVDDSATGILLVRFTDGTVRKILNLKK, translated from the coding sequence ATGAGAATCAGTTTTCATTCCAATCATAGAACTGCCGCCATCGCCATGATGGTCGGCGGTTCTTTGCTCGTTGCCTCCTCGCTGTGGGCGACCGAGGTCACCTTGCCCTATGAGCAACGGTTCAACAGCAAGACCGACGCCGACGGCTTCACCATCGTCGATGCCAACAGCGACGGCCACACGTGGCAGTGGAGCCAGGGCGCGATGATCTATGAATTCAACGACACGCTCGATGCCGACGACTGGCTCATCACGCCGCAGTTCAATGTCGACACTCGCCACGTCTACCGCCTGGCCTTCAAAGCCATGGCCGACGAGCAGGGCATCGAGCGGCTCGGCGTGAGCCTGGGCACAAAGCCCGAGCCCGGCGCCATGACCACTACACTCATGGCCCCCACCGCCATCGATGCCACGTCGCCCCGCACGCGAGCGTTCAACTTTCGCCCCGACGCGAGCGGACTGCTGTGCGTGGGCTTCCATGCCCTCAGCTCATGCCTGCTGGGCTACCAGCTCACGCTCGACAACATCGCCATCTACGAGCTCACCAGCGTCGATGCCCCCGACACGGTGACCCACCTGCGTGCCGTTGCCGACCCGCAAGGCGGCAGGCAGGCCACGGTGAGCTTCGAGCTGCCCACTACCACGATTGCCGGCGATGCCCTCACGGGCAAGCTACAGGCTGCCGTCGTGTGCTGGGGCGACACGTTGACACGGTTCAACAATTGCGACCCTGGGCAAGAACTGCACTATGTGCACAACAGCGACGCCACGGGCATGCACGTCTACACCGTTGTCGTGACAGGCAGCGGCGGCAAGGGCCTGGATGCCACCGTGAGCACCTACATAGGCGAGGACAGCCCCGCGGCCGTCACCGGTCTCAAGGTCACGCAGCTCGCAGCCGGCAAGCTGCAGGTGTCGTGGACTAGCCCCGAGCGCGGCACCCACGGCGGCTGGGTGGCCCCTGGCTCGGTCTCCTATGTCGTCACCGACTTGCAGGGCAAGCCCGACACCGTTGCGGCCTCGCCCTACGAGTACACGTTCACGCCCTCGCAGCGCCAGCAGCTGCAAGCCTTCACGGTGCAGGCCATAAACGCCAAGGGCAAGAGTGCCGTCGCCATGAGCGACACCCTCTTTGCAGGCGATGCCTACGGCATGCCATTCGTCGAGTCGTTTGCCCGCAACCGCATCGCCTCATCGCCCTGGATATTGCAGGAAAATGCCCACGCCGGCTGGATAGTCAACGACCATGGCGTCTATGCCGAGCCCGTCGACCGCGACGGCGGCCTGCTCAGCTTCAGCCACGCCATGGAAGGTAGCCAGGCCACCGTGATCATGCCCAAGGTGGCAGTCACTGGTAAGCACCCGAGGCTCAAGTTCTGGTTCTGGAACGACAAGCGGCTCAACAACGAGCTCTCGGTCGTTGTGAGAGACGCCCAGGGCAACGAGCACGTGCTCGACCGCCTGGCCGAGCACGACGCCCAGGCCGAGAAAGGCCGCTGGACGGTGCACAGCTACGCCCTCGACGACTTTGCCTCGGCCAGCCCCGTGCAGGTGAAACTCAATGCCACGGGGCACCTGGGCGAGAGCCCTGTGATGGTGCTCTACCTCGACAAGGTGAGCATCACCGACGTGCCCGAGCGCGACCTGGCGCTCGACAGCTTCACCGTGGCGCGCACTGCCCTCAGGGTGGGGGAGACCGACACCTTCACGGTCGCCGTGACCAACCTGGGCCTCTATGCCACCAGTGCCTACACGCTACGGCTCTACCGCAACGGCAAGGAGGTGGCACGCTGCACAGGCCCGCAGTTGCAGCCCGACGAGAGCGTGAAGCTCACCCTCACCGACCGGCCAAACTCTGATGCCAGCGAGTCGTCGCTCTACATGCTGCGCATCGATAGCGAGGGCGATGCCGTGGCCGCCAACGACTCCACCGGCCACGTGGCTGTGACCGTGCTGCCGGGCCTGCCCTATGTGGCCCAGGTAGAAGCTACAGCGACCTCGACGGGCGGCGTCGACCTCTCGTGGCAGCAGCCGCTGCTCAACAACAAGCCCTCCGCATGGGTGACCGAGGGCTTTGAGACCTATCCGGCCTTCTCCATCACCAACATGGGCGAGTGGACGCTCGTAGACCAAGACGGCCGGCCCACAATGGGCGTAAGGGGTGCATCGGGCAACTTCCTCGACTATCCCAACGCCGGCCAGCCCATGGCCTTCCAGGTGTTCAACCCCGAGGCAACGGGTCTCACGGCCTCGACCTGGGCGCCTCACGGCGGCAGCCAGGTGGCGGCGGCCTTCACCTGCGGCAGCTATGCCAAAAACGACGACTGGCTCATCTCGCCTCGTGTCGACGGCAGCCAGACCATCACCTTCTGGGCCAAGAGCCCGGCCAATACCGACTATGGCACCACCGAGCAAGTCGAGGTGTACTATTCCACCACTACCACCGAGGTATCGGCCTTCAAGAAGACAGGCAGCACCCTGGCCGTGCCTGGCTCGTGGCGGCAATTCTCGGCCCAGCTGCCCGAGGGCACGCGCTACTTTGCCCTGCGCTGTGTCTCGGCCGACCAGTACATCCTCTTCATCGACGACGTGTATTACCGCCAGGCCGAGAAAAAGCTCACGCTGCAAGGCTACAACGTGTATCGCAACGGCAGCCTGCTCACTCCGGCACCCGTCGCCGCCACGCGATATACCGACCCCGCCCTCGACCAGGGTCACTACGTGTACCAGGTAACCGCTGTCTACGACGCCGGCGAGTCGACCCCCTCGCCCGAGGCGGTGGTCGATGTCACCTCGGGAGTGGTCGATGTCGCTGCCAGCGGCGCCCGCCCGGTTGCCTACTACAACCTGGCCGGCCAGCGTGTCGACGACAGTGCCACGGGCATCCTGCTCGTGCGCTTCACCGACGGCACGGTAAGGAAAATCCTGAACTTGAAGAAGTAG
- a CDS encoding choice-of-anchor J domain-containing protein — translation MRNRKRKTLSAIMVALLLTTPLGASAQSSTGGSATLYGSMLSSFGDYFSGTPGIYKFNPYNVATFSSVAPNVKVYGGGTYANGTYYAINYEESGTTIKLPSTLTLYNTKDSWAVTATYQGGSAESLASDLTYDPVSGNIYGVFYDANYSSCKRFGTLSLDNPVKGAYTSKLIAELPERMVALAANKSGVLYAIGVSGNLYTLDKTTGAATVVGPTGVSGVSSFFQSACFSMQSGAMYWACCYGQYYDYGIYEVNPTTGAAKLIGDMGYDGTYNEDQLTGLTTLEDVERPTLVGAVSNLAVDFEHGSLAGKVTFNLPTLNSKGEALAGDVSYQVSIDGTVAAQGKGAAGAAISVDVATTAGSHTFTVVATQNGVDGDARALVKWIGNDYPKAPAGFTASLTAKDDKGASIQMKWNAARQGVHQGYVDATKVTYNVLRMPDSVQVYTGNDTTCTDRVVTDETRHYYYRMWAVHQAMASDTIASNEVTVAGAHVPPYSDDFTDAAKFAEWTIVDNNRDGSTWTRTDGYLQYTYNSKNAADDYAICPPMKLKAGNLYYVSFDALCSYPTERVALYAGTSPSASGMTAELLAPVDITYQPRKHALLAAFRPEADGIYYFGIKACSDADCSTLYVQNFAVNAVPSTAPAKPENLVVTPGDKGAMSATVTFNAPTTTIGGDTLTAIDAVVVERDGEQVYTSTGTVTPGSSITVADDGATTSSMPAEGLHTYKVYCTAASVQGDFASQQAFVGTDVPAAVVNLKAVEDINNPGTIHVSWKAPARGQHGGYINPASLSYVISVGTTGTDVTTTDTAYTDHLDISKGKQVYQGYSVYAVNSAGSGRNVWQTVTAIAGPALVAPMTESFAGITMKSGPWLPQMLQGDIGDAYWTPCDGLGKFCGTQDGDQGVITFDAARLGAASMMQSPKVDISKLKSPRLTLWVYNTGKADEAEISVSADYGDYQPLRSLTLGAKAGWQRVVCDLSQWKNSHFVRIGITAKAVVSTTDVFAFDNFSIGDAASTDLAAASLEVLPKVVAGQSTKLLLKVRNWGDNDVDGHDYKVQLYKNGKLAGMVDGNYVDVDQMVSMALPDTLSVVDNVKTAYYAQIVYTADQNTANNVSNTATTEVVKNDFPVPTAVSAVRSAGNVTVGWTAPDLTQSPLSRTTDSFEDYDAFAIKNVGNWTMVDGDTTATIRITLTGMTAPLSYPNAGAKMAFQVFNTEQSGIPFASWDPHTGSQMLAAFKCASPDQGKTEVANNDWLISPELCGQAQTIAFYAKTGMGGAYTPEEFEILYSTTTTDTAAFVKIGDTHQLYNAQSWQEVRETLPEGARYFALRCVSRNKFALLLDDITYTAKDAPQEDLTLTGYRVYRDSTYIGQVPAGELTLVDKDAKPGQDYRYQVSALYDKGESPLSVAASITTTAVSDLAVSQAVARGGKGVILLAGLGGKRAQVYAVSGQCVATVSNLEDATLSVAPGVYFVTMQGQAAVKVVVR, via the coding sequence ATGAGAAACAGGAAACGCAAAACATTGTCGGCCATTATGGTTGCACTGCTGCTCACGACGCCCTTGGGCGCGAGTGCGCAGTCGTCGACGGGCGGCTCGGCCACGCTCTACGGCAGCATGCTCAGCTCCTTCGGAGACTACTTCTCGGGCACTCCGGGCATCTACAAGTTCAATCCCTACAATGTCGCCACCTTCAGTAGCGTGGCTCCCAACGTCAAGGTCTACGGTGGCGGCACCTATGCCAACGGCACCTACTATGCCATCAACTATGAGGAATCGGGCACTACCATCAAGCTGCCCTCAACCCTCACCCTCTACAACACCAAAGACTCCTGGGCCGTGACCGCTACCTATCAGGGCGGTTCGGCCGAGTCATTGGCCAGCGACCTCACCTACGACCCCGTTTCGGGCAACATCTATGGCGTGTTCTACGATGCCAACTATTCCAGTTGCAAGCGCTTCGGCACCCTGTCGCTCGACAATCCCGTGAAGGGCGCCTACACGTCAAAGCTCATCGCCGAGCTGCCCGAGCGCATGGTGGCCCTTGCCGCCAACAAGAGCGGCGTGCTCTATGCCATAGGCGTGAGCGGCAACCTCTACACGCTCGACAAGACGACGGGCGCTGCCACTGTGGTGGGGCCCACCGGCGTGAGTGGCGTGAGCTCCTTCTTCCAGTCGGCCTGCTTCAGCATGCAGTCGGGCGCCATGTACTGGGCCTGCTGCTACGGGCAGTACTACGACTACGGCATCTACGAGGTGAATCCCACGACAGGCGCTGCCAAGCTCATAGGCGACATGGGCTACGACGGCACCTACAACGAGGATCAGCTCACCGGTCTCACCACGCTCGAAGACGTGGAGCGGCCCACCCTGGTGGGTGCCGTGAGCAACCTTGCCGTCGACTTCGAGCATGGCAGCCTCGCGGGCAAGGTCACCTTCAACCTGCCCACGCTCAACAGCAAGGGCGAGGCACTCGCGGGCGACGTGAGCTATCAAGTGAGCATCGACGGCACCGTGGCCGCCCAGGGCAAGGGCGCTGCCGGCGCTGCAATTTCGGTCGATGTCGCCACCACTGCCGGCAGCCACACCTTCACAGTAGTGGCTACCCAGAACGGGGTCGACGGCGATGCCCGCGCCCTCGTCAAGTGGATAGGCAACGACTATCCAAAGGCGCCTGCCGGCTTCACCGCCAGCCTCACAGCCAAGGACGACAAGGGCGCCAGCATACAGATGAAATGGAATGCCGCCCGCCAAGGCGTGCACCAGGGCTATGTCGATGCCACCAAGGTAACCTACAACGTGCTGCGCATGCCCGACAGCGTGCAAGTCTACACTGGCAACGACACCACCTGCACCGACCGCGTGGTGACCGACGAGACCCGCCACTACTACTATCGCATGTGGGCCGTGCACCAGGCTATGGCCAGCGACACCATCGCAAGCAACGAGGTCACAGTGGCCGGCGCTCACGTGCCGCCCTACAGCGACGACTTCACCGATGCCGCTAAGTTTGCCGAGTGGACTATCGTCGACAACAACCGCGACGGCTCCACCTGGACGCGCACCGACGGCTACCTGCAGTACACCTACAACAGCAAGAATGCCGCCGACGACTACGCCATCTGTCCGCCCATGAAGCTCAAGGCTGGCAACCTCTACTACGTGAGCTTCGACGCCCTGTGCTCCTATCCCACCGAGCGAGTGGCCCTCTATGCCGGCACCTCGCCCTCGGCCAGCGGCATGACCGCCGAGCTCCTCGCCCCGGTCGACATCACCTACCAGCCGCGCAAGCACGCGCTGCTGGCCGCCTTCCGCCCCGAGGCCGACGGCATCTACTACTTCGGCATCAAGGCTTGCAGCGATGCCGACTGCAGCACCCTCTATGTGCAGAACTTCGCCGTCAATGCCGTGCCCTCGACGGCTCCAGCCAAGCCCGAGAACCTTGTGGTGACTCCTGGCGACAAGGGCGCCATGAGTGCCACAGTCACCTTCAACGCTCCCACCACGACCATAGGCGGCGATACCCTCACCGCCATCGATGCAGTCGTCGTTGAGCGCGACGGCGAGCAAGTCTACACCTCGACGGGCACCGTGACTCCCGGCAGCAGCATCACCGTTGCCGACGACGGCGCAACCACCTCGAGCATGCCTGCCGAGGGCCTGCACACCTACAAGGTGTATTGCACTGCCGCGTCGGTGCAAGGCGACTTTGCCTCGCAGCAAGCCTTTGTGGGCACCGACGTGCCCGCAGCTGTCGTAAATCTCAAGGCTGTTGAAGACATCAACAATCCCGGCACCATCCACGTGAGCTGGAAGGCTCCTGCCCGGGGGCAGCACGGCGGCTATATCAATCCCGCGTCGCTCTCCTACGTCATCTCGGTAGGCACCACTGGCACCGATGTGACCACCACCGACACCGCCTATACCGACCATCTCGACATCAGCAAGGGCAAACAGGTGTACCAGGGCTACAGCGTGTATGCCGTCAACAGCGCCGGCTCGGGCCGCAACGTGTGGCAGACCGTGACCGCCATCGCCGGCCCTGCTCTCGTGGCCCCCATGACCGAGTCGTTTGCCGGCATCACCATGAAGAGCGGCCCCTGGCTGCCCCAGATGCTGCAAGGCGACATAGGCGATGCCTACTGGACTCCCTGCGACGGCCTTGGCAAGTTCTGCGGCACTCAAGACGGCGACCAGGGCGTCATCACCTTCGACGCTGCACGGCTGGGCGCAGCCAGCATGATGCAAAGCCCAAAGGTCGACATCAGCAAGCTCAAGAGTCCTCGCCTCACCCTGTGGGTCTACAACACTGGCAAGGCCGATGAGGCCGAGATCTCGGTCTCGGCCGACTATGGCGACTACCAGCCGTTGCGCAGCCTGACCCTCGGCGCCAAGGCTGGCTGGCAGCGTGTGGTGTGCGACCTCTCGCAGTGGAAAAACAGCCACTTCGTGCGCATTGGCATCACAGCCAAGGCTGTGGTCTCGACAACCGACGTCTTCGCCTTCGACAACTTCTCCATTGGCGATGCTGCCTCGACCGACCTCGCCGCCGCCAGCCTCGAGGTGCTGCCCAAGGTAGTGGCTGGCCAGTCGACCAAGCTGCTGCTCAAGGTGCGCAACTGGGGCGACAACGATGTCGACGGCCACGACTACAAGGTGCAGCTCTACAAAAACGGCAAGCTGGCCGGCATGGTCGACGGCAACTATGTCGATGTCGACCAAATGGTGTCGATGGCACTGCCCGACACGCTCAGCGTGGTCGACAACGTGAAAACCGCCTATTATGCCCAGATCGTGTACACCGCCGACCAGAACACGGCCAACAACGTGAGCAACACGGCCACCACCGAGGTTGTGAAAAACGACTTTCCCGTCCCCACCGCTGTGAGTGCAGTGAGAAGCGCCGGCAACGTGACCGTGGGCTGGACCGCCCCCGACCTCACCCAGTCGCCGCTGAGCCGCACCACCGACAGCTTTGAGGACTACGATGCCTTTGCCATCAAGAATGTGGGCAACTGGACGATGGTCGACGGCGACACGACGGCCACCATACGCATCACGCTCACGGGCATGACCGCCCCGCTCAGCTACCCCAATGCCGGTGCCAAGATGGCCTTCCAGGTGTTCAACACCGAGCAGTCGGGCATCCCCTTCGCCTCCTGGGATCCACACACTGGCAGCCAGATGCTGGCAGCCTTCAAGTGTGCGTCGCCCGACCAGGGCAAGACCGAGGTAGCCAACAACGACTGGCTCATCTCGCCCGAACTGTGCGGCCAGGCGCAGACGATAGCGTTCTATGCCAAGACGGGCATGGGCGGTGCCTACACGCCCGAGGAGTTTGAAATCCTCTACTCGACCACGACCACCGACACGGCGGCCTTTGTCAAGATAGGCGACACCCACCAGCTCTACAACGCCCAGTCGTGGCAGGAGGTGCGCGAGACGCTGCCCGAGGGCGCCCGCTACTTTGCCCTGCGCTGTGTGTCGCGCAACAAGTTTGCCCTGCTGCTCGACGACATCACCTACACGGCCAAAGACGCTCCGCAAGAAGACCTCACCCTCACAGGCTACCGTGTGTATCGCGACAGTACCTATATCGGCCAGGTGCCGGCTGGCGAGCTCACGCTCGTCGACAAGGATGCCAAGCCTGGGCAAGACTACCGCTACCAGGTGTCGGCACTCTACGACAAGGGTGAGTCGCCGCTGTCGGTAGCGGCCTCGATCACCACCACCGCAGTGAGCGACCTGGCGGTCTCGCAGGCCGTGGCTCGTGGCGGCAAGGGCGTGATTCTGCTTGCAGGCCTCGGCGGCAAGCGCGCTCAGGTGTATGCCGTGAGCGGCCAGTGCGTGGCCACAGTGAGCAACCTTGAGGATGCAACGCTCAGTGTGGCTCCGGGTGTATACTTCGTGACCATGCAGGGGCAGGCTGCCGTGAAGGTCGTAGTGAGATAA
- a CDS encoding glycosyltransferase family 4 protein, with the protein MNIGYDASCVLHDRTSRGNAQRMIVEALAHCHPHHRYMLYTPCLPQETRHLRLLLNAPCVHIKTPHGLTLLKNRWRTGSGILHACHRHYVKVFHGIDGVLPRGIEKSGMRSVVTVAELDQDTAQACRVADCIVACSESVKRELERTCGVEPGKVRVVHPGCEPAYTVAVTSSEIERVTGLYDLPPRYVLSIGALDERHNLELTVRALAQVPSADLHIVIVGHSTPYYKKVKTLAAECGVEKRLYRLPQVHASDLPAIYHQAVATVCPSRHDALGISLIESLSCGTPVIGATGSGMEEAGGPGGLYVDAHSPAQLAQAIAAIAGDAGRRQAMAVAGAKHIEQFAMQPVADAMMTIYQELEAKP; encoded by the coding sequence ATGAATATTGGATATGATGCAAGCTGCGTGTTGCACGACCGCACAAGCCGCGGCAACGCCCAGCGCATGATAGTGGAGGCGCTGGCCCACTGCCACCCGCACCACCGCTACATGCTGTACACTCCCTGCCTGCCGCAGGAGACCCGCCACCTGCGGCTATTGCTCAATGCCCCGTGTGTGCACATCAAGACGCCACACGGCCTCACGTTGCTCAAAAACCGCTGGCGCACGGGCAGCGGCATCCTGCACGCCTGCCACCGCCACTATGTGAAGGTGTTTCACGGCATCGACGGCGTGTTGCCCCGTGGCATCGAGAAAAGCGGCATGCGCAGCGTGGTCACCGTTGCCGAGCTCGACCAGGACACGGCCCAGGCATGCCGCGTGGCCGACTGTATCGTGGCCTGCAGCGAGAGCGTGAAGCGCGAGCTCGAGCGCACCTGCGGCGTGGAGCCTGGCAAGGTGAGGGTAGTGCACCCGGGGTGCGAGCCTGCCTATACGGTCGCAGTCACCAGCAGCGAGATCGAGCGCGTGACGGGCCTCTACGACCTGCCGCCGCGCTATGTGCTGAGCATAGGCGCTCTCGACGAGCGTCACAACCTGGAGCTCACAGTGAGGGCGCTGGCCCAGGTGCCGAGTGCCGACCTCCACATTGTGATTGTGGGGCACAGCACGCCCTACTACAAGAAAGTGAAGACGCTGGCGGCCGAGTGCGGCGTGGAAAAGCGCCTCTACCGCCTGCCGCAGGTGCATGCCAGCGACTTGCCAGCCATCTACCACCAGGCCGTGGCCACGGTGTGCCCCAGCCGCCACGACGCGCTGGGCATCTCGCTCATCGAGTCGCTGAGCTGCGGCACGCCGGTGATAGGGGCTACGGGGTCGGGCATGGAGGAGGCTGGCGGCCCGGGCGGCCTCTATGTCGACGCCCACTCGCCGGCCCAGCTGGCCCAGGCCATAGCCGCCATAGCCGGCGACGCCGGCCGCCGCCAGGCCATGGCCGTGGCAGGAGCCAAGCACATCGAGCAGTTTGCCATGCAACCCGTGGCCGATGCCATGATGACTATTTATCAAGAGCTGGAAGCGAAGCCGTGA